One segment of Pseudodesulfovibrio sp. 5S69 DNA contains the following:
- the acs gene encoding acetate--CoA ligase — protein sequence MDQSGAIDNLLQEERVFRPLPQLVIEANVNPQELEGARKFAAMDPAGYWEEAADELDWFKKWDQVLDDKDAPFYRWFPGARCNIVYNALDRHIETANKNKLALIWEGEPGDQRKYTYFELYREVNRFANALRSLGVRKGDRVVIYMPPLPETVISMLAAAKIGAVHSVVFAGFSAKALRKRINDAQAKLLITSDGFYRNGRIIGLKETADEALVGACADCVEAMVVVRRCNIGVDMVDGRDFQYEDLVRQERNEAPTEVMDADDPLFLLYTSGTTGTPKGVVHSHGGYMVGVHRTLTTVFDIKPTDIFWCTADPGWVTGHSAGIYGPLMAGTTSVMYEGHPNYPQADRLWSIVAKYGVTIFYTAPTMIRMLMRFGTQYPKQHDLSSLRLLGTVGEPISPEAWIWLYKNIGRSECPVLDTWWQTETGMFMISPLPISVLKPGSVTKALPGVEVDVVDRQGNPVPPGKGGLLVVTQPWPSMMTGLWNDDDRFKEYWSQIPGVYYAGDVARRDEDGYIWIQGRADDVINIAGHRIGSAELEAAFGVHPAVCECAAVGVPDQIKGEAAKAFVMLNEGFEPGDELIKDLKKTIRNELGPVAVIKSIEFRDSLPKTRSGKLMRRVLKAEENGFEIGDLTGLDED from the coding sequence ATGGACCAGTCAGGCGCTATAGACAATTTGCTGCAGGAAGAACGGGTGTTCCGTCCGCTCCCGCAATTGGTCATCGAAGCCAACGTCAACCCCCAGGAACTGGAGGGGGCGCGCAAGTTCGCGGCCATGGACCCCGCCGGGTACTGGGAGGAGGCCGCCGACGAGCTGGACTGGTTCAAGAAGTGGGACCAGGTCCTGGACGACAAGGACGCGCCGTTCTATCGCTGGTTCCCCGGCGCGCGCTGCAACATCGTCTACAACGCGCTCGACCGCCACATCGAGACCGCCAACAAGAACAAGCTCGCGCTCATCTGGGAAGGGGAGCCGGGCGACCAGCGCAAGTACACCTATTTCGAGCTCTACCGCGAGGTCAACCGCTTCGCCAACGCCCTGCGCTCCCTGGGTGTGCGCAAGGGCGACCGCGTGGTTATCTACATGCCGCCCCTGCCCGAGACGGTCATCAGTATGCTCGCCGCGGCCAAGATCGGCGCGGTCCACTCCGTGGTCTTCGCCGGGTTCTCGGCCAAGGCCCTGCGCAAGCGGATCAACGACGCCCAGGCCAAGCTGCTGATCACCTCGGACGGGTTCTACCGCAACGGCCGGATCATCGGCCTCAAGGAGACCGCGGACGAGGCCCTGGTCGGGGCCTGCGCCGACTGCGTGGAGGCCATGGTCGTGGTCCGGCGCTGCAACATCGGCGTGGACATGGTCGACGGCCGGGACTTCCAGTACGAGGACCTGGTCCGCCAGGAGCGCAACGAGGCGCCCACCGAGGTCATGGACGCGGACGACCCGCTCTTCCTGCTCTACACCTCCGGGACCACGGGCACGCCCAAGGGCGTGGTCCACTCCCACGGCGGCTACATGGTCGGCGTGCACCGTACCCTGACCACGGTCTTCGACATCAAGCCCACGGACATCTTCTGGTGCACCGCCGACCCCGGCTGGGTCACCGGCCACTCGGCGGGCATCTACGGCCCGCTCATGGCCGGGACCACCTCGGTCATGTACGAGGGCCACCCCAACTATCCCCAGGCCGACCGGCTGTGGTCCATCGTGGCCAAATACGGGGTAACCATTTTCTACACCGCGCCGACCATGATCCGCATGCTCATGCGCTTCGGCACCCAGTATCCCAAGCAGCACGACCTGTCCTCCCTGCGCCTGCTCGGCACCGTGGGCGAACCTATCTCGCCCGAGGCCTGGATCTGGCTGTACAAGAACATCGGCCGGTCCGAGTGCCCGGTGCTCGACACCTGGTGGCAGACCGAAACCGGCATGTTCATGATCTCGCCCCTGCCCATCTCCGTGCTCAAGCCCGGCTCCGTGACCAAGGCCCTGCCCGGCGTGGAGGTGGACGTGGTCGACAGGCAGGGCAACCCCGTGCCGCCCGGCAAGGGCGGCCTGCTCGTGGTCACCCAGCCCTGGCCGTCCATGATGACCGGCCTGTGGAACGACGACGACCGCTTCAAGGAGTACTGGTCCCAGATTCCCGGCGTCTACTACGCGGGCGACGTGGCCCGCCGTGACGAGGACGGCTACATCTGGATCCAGGGCCGCGCCGACGACGTCATCAATATCGCGGGCCACCGCATCGGCTCGGCCGAACTCGAGGCCGCCTTCGGCGTGCACCCGGCGGTCTGCGAATGCGCCGCCGTCGGGGTGCCCGACCAGATCAAGGGCGAGGCGGCCAAGGCGTTCGTCATGCTCAACGAAGGGTTCGAGCCGGGCGACGAGCTGATCAAGGACCTCAAGAAAACCATCCGCAACGAACTCGGGCCCGTGGCCGTCATCAAATCCATCGAGTTCCGCGACTCCCTGCCCAAAACGCGGTCCGGCAAACTCATGCGCCGCGTGCTCAAGGCCGAGGAAAACGGCTTTGAAATCGGCGACCTGACCGGATTGGACGAGGATTAA
- a CDS encoding OmpA family protein has protein sequence MKNIALILLACLMLAGCGGGQTIVLLPDLDGHVGEVTVTSEGGKTATLNQANQAVTGTTQVTTLSDAQVQSEFGAAMAAQPLPTARFILHFHSDSSKLTNDSKKLIPDIMQSWRDRHSNDVSVIGHTDTVGEKQYNYDLSVRRAKKVRDLLVKAGMPEDIIEMTSHGEENPLIPTPDGKSEPRNRRVEVLVR, from the coding sequence ATGAAGAACATCGCACTCATCCTTCTTGCCTGCCTGATGCTCGCCGGTTGCGGCGGCGGACAGACCATCGTCCTGCTGCCCGACCTGGACGGCCACGTGGGCGAGGTCACGGTGACCTCCGAAGGCGGCAAAACCGCCACCCTGAACCAGGCCAACCAGGCCGTCACCGGCACGACCCAGGTAACCACCCTGAGCGACGCCCAGGTCCAGTCCGAGTTCGGCGCGGCCATGGCCGCCCAGCCCCTGCCCACAGCACGGTTCATCCTGCACTTCCACAGTGATTCGTCCAAACTGACGAACGACTCCAAGAAACTCATCCCGGACATCATGCAGAGCTGGCGCGACCGGCACTCCAACGACGTCTCGGTCATCGGCCACACCGACACCGTGGGCGAGAAGCAGTACAACTACGACCTCTCCGTGCGCCGCGCCAAGAAGGTCCGCGACCTGCTGGTCAAGGCGGGCATGCCCGAGGACATCATCGAGATGACCTCCCACGGCGAGGAGAACCCGCTCATCCCCACCCCGGACGGCAAGTCCGAACCGCGAAACCGCCGGGTCGAGGTGCTGGTCCGCTAG
- a CDS encoding rhodanese-like domain-containing protein, which produces MHRKFIAAAMLLAFAVVAVAGPAMAQEGAKFKQFHTIVDYKFVAKYAKMPKPKGVMIIDSRPYKPKYVDGYIPTAVSIPASQFDKMADKLPKDKGELLIFYCGGLACPLSHKSAYAAEAMGYTNVKVYAAGFPDWKKHAPYYSIGLENLNARINEGGNYLLVDARPYKKFLAGAIPSAIGIPERDFAAKRGLLPVDKMGTTLIYYCGGYACALSHKSAVMARSLGYKHVLVAEAGYPGWKEMFGAADTAVQAGEAEGAVDTAWFLKTIKDNPGAILLIDVRDPEEYAAGHFPSAINMPVDMVEKKAKEIPTDKPIVFSCATGSRAGEAYYLFKDIRPDVDKVFYLEATNKFGDDNSYEVHPNK; this is translated from the coding sequence ATGCACAGGAAGTTTATTGCTGCGGCCATGCTTCTGGCGTTCGCGGTGGTCGCCGTGGCCGGACCGGCCATGGCCCAGGAAGGCGCCAAGTTCAAGCAGTTCCACACCATCGTGGACTACAAGTTCGTGGCCAAGTACGCCAAGATGCCCAAGCCCAAGGGCGTGATGATCATCGACTCCAGGCCGTACAAACCCAAGTACGTGGACGGCTACATCCCCACGGCCGTGTCCATCCCGGCCAGCCAGTTCGACAAGATGGCCGACAAGCTGCCCAAGGACAAGGGCGAGCTGCTGATCTTCTACTGCGGCGGCCTGGCCTGTCCCCTGTCCCACAAGTCCGCCTACGCGGCCGAGGCCATGGGCTACACCAACGTCAAGGTCTACGCGGCCGGATTCCCGGACTGGAAGAAGCACGCGCCGTACTATTCCATCGGCCTGGAGAACCTCAACGCGCGCATCAATGAGGGCGGCAACTACCTGCTGGTCGATGCCCGCCCGTACAAAAAGTTCCTAGCCGGTGCCATCCCGTCCGCCATAGGCATCCCCGAGCGCGACTTTGCGGCCAAGCGCGGCCTGCTGCCCGTGGACAAGATGGGCACCACGCTGATCTACTACTGCGGCGGCTACGCCTGCGCCCTGTCCCACAAGTCCGCGGTCATGGCCCGGTCCCTGGGCTACAAGCACGTGCTCGTGGCCGAGGCCGGTTACCCCGGTTGGAAGGAGATGTTCGGTGCGGCCGACACCGCGGTCCAGGCAGGCGAGGCCGAGGGCGCGGTGGACACCGCCTGGTTCCTGAAGACCATCAAGGACAATCCCGGCGCCATCCTGCTGATCGACGTGCGCGACCCCGAGGAATACGCCGCGGGCCACTTCCCGTCCGCCATCAACATGCCGGTGGACATGGTCGAGAAGAAGGCCAAGGAGATCCCCACGGACAAGCCCATCGTCTTCTCCTGCGCCACGGGCTCGCGTGCGGGCGAGGCCTACTACCTGTTCAAGGATATCCGTCCCGACGTTGACAAGGTCTTCTACCTGGAGGCCACCAACAAGTTCGGCGACGACAACAGCTACGAGGTCCATCCCAACAAGTAG
- a CDS encoding rhodanese-like domain-containing protein: MPRMITCVAWLLLAFCVLAARSARAGENEVWWASAQAEAKRDDYRLIDDDGLRKLLADKTDMVLLDARADYEYAAGHIPGAVNLEFDLGDDLDLPQRKRQALAGLVGPDKDRLLVIYCRSFRULRSSIAARWAARLGYTRIYRYPAGFHGWKAKHPDQVEGKPEAVHVLAVGDDFPTCRVAVLNGDEDRAYLELPEGAKFLQLSELKASFVLIQLYNTLCSDCVAETKMLTRFFQRVEEDSELAGRLKIIGIGVYDSNLSVVRFRKHYDVAYPLFSDKSGQIFECLGQAELPLAYLVRSNGDGTWRIELIKRGYFEPDEQFLNVLRSAVKRPPRD; the protein is encoded by the coding sequence ATGCCCAGAATGATTACCTGTGTCGCATGGCTGCTCCTCGCCTTTTGCGTGCTCGCCGCCCGGTCCGCCCGGGCCGGCGAGAACGAGGTCTGGTGGGCGTCGGCCCAGGCCGAGGCCAAACGCGACGACTACCGGCTCATCGACGACGACGGCCTGCGGAAGCTGCTCGCCGATAAAACGGACATGGTCCTGCTCGACGCGCGCGCGGACTACGAGTACGCGGCCGGGCACATCCCCGGCGCGGTCAACCTGGAGTTCGACCTGGGCGACGACCTGGACCTGCCGCAGCGGAAGCGCCAGGCCCTGGCCGGGCTGGTGGGGCCGGACAAGGACCGGCTGCTGGTCATCTACTGCCGGAGCTTCAGGTGACTGCGCAGCTCCATTGCGGCGCGCTGGGCAGCGCGTCTCGGCTACACCCGGATCTACCGGTACCCGGCCGGGTTCCACGGCTGGAAGGCGAAGCATCCCGATCAGGTGGAGGGCAAGCCCGAAGCGGTTCACGTCCTGGCCGTGGGCGACGACTTCCCCACCTGCCGGGTGGCGGTGCTGAACGGCGACGAGGACCGGGCATACCTGGAGCTGCCCGAGGGGGCAAAGTTCCTGCAACTCTCGGAACTCAAGGCGAGCTTCGTGCTCATCCAGCTCTACAACACCCTGTGCAGCGACTGCGTGGCCGAGACCAAGATGCTGACGCGGTTCTTCCAGCGGGTCGAGGAAGACTCGGAGTTGGCCGGGCGGCTCAAGATCATCGGCATCGGGGTCTACGATTCCAACCTGTCCGTGGTCCGGTTCCGCAAGCACTACGACGTGGCCTACCCGCTGTTCTCGGACAAGAGCGGACAGATATTCGAGTGCCTGGGCCAGGCCGAACTGCCGCTGGCCTACCTGGTCCGGTCCAACGGCGACGGGACCTGGCGTATCGAGCTGATAAAGCGCGGGTATTTCGAGCCGGACGAGCAGTTCCTGAACGTGCTCCGCTCGGCGGTCAAGCGGCCGCCCAGGGACTAG
- a CDS encoding TorD/DmsD family molecular chaperone, with protein MSISQSKIVLLNLMELCAAVFRGPDEQGWRELATLGLPELFGRVQNFPALPAAPLEGMQAALAPYAETGDFSPLETEYVRLFIAGPGGVPAPLYESCHLDGAPRTMGQSALAMRDRLAEAGLEISLPSNEPPDHLALELEYLFHLCAEGWTGDPALAEKAALFADEVMVPWVGRFRDTLAGAGPDPVYLAAADAVLALLRAVAEA; from the coding sequence ATGTCAATTTCCCAATCGAAGATTGTGCTGCTCAACCTGATGGAGTTGTGCGCAGCCGTGTTCCGCGGGCCGGACGAACAGGGGTGGAGGGAACTGGCAACCCTTGGATTGCCCGAACTCTTCGGCCGTGTCCAGAATTTTCCCGCCCTCCCGGCGGCCCCGCTTGAGGGCATGCAGGCCGCCCTCGCGCCTTATGCCGAAACCGGAGATTTCTCCCCGCTCGAGACGGAATACGTCCGCCTGTTCATCGCCGGGCCCGGCGGCGTTCCGGCCCCGCTCTACGAGTCCTGCCACCTGGACGGCGCGCCACGGACCATGGGGCAAAGCGCCCTGGCCATGCGCGACCGGCTGGCCGAGGCCGGGCTCGAAATTTCGCTGCCTTCCAACGAACCGCCCGACCACCTGGCGCTCGAACTGGAATACCTGTTCCACCTCTGCGCCGAGGGTTGGACCGGTGATCCCGCCCTGGCCGAAAAGGCCGCCCTCTTCGCGGACGAGGTCATGGTCCCCTGGGTCGGCCGCTTCCGCGACACGCTGGCCGGGGCCGGGCCCGACCCGGTCTACCTGGCCGCTGCCGACGCGGTCCTGGCCCTGCTCCGGGCCGTGGCCGAAGCCTAG
- a CDS encoding molybdopterin-containing oxidoreductase family protein codes for MSRRDFFRASGLVAAGAVGGPALLGGLTKARAASPAKPAWDSRFSACDMCFNKCGLIARVEDGVITKLDPNPKFLKSRGMLCARGNAGLAQVYDPDRLKHPLLRKGARGEGKWQRIPWDEALDMAAQKMAEVREKYTPCGHLFTAGSDLQSQFVGRFAEVYGSFNVTSHESLCLVSGSRAFLDTFGEVPFADVLNSKYILMVGANRFEALVTPDSIDLMTTIRENGCKLVTLDPRYTKTAALSHEWYPVRPGTDMAFMLALAHVIINEKLFDPQWIADKTFGIEQLTAHVQRYTPGFAAEQCGIPAEDIARIARELAAAAPSSMVYPGRRTSDYEDSTQIRRSFAIVNGLLGNWDRPGGLLAARQVGLKGVPYDAPWYDENREDRIDAGKVPMMFEHEGSFVVTRDSVLNDDPYPIRGWFIYKTNPMGTAPNRKKTIEMMNKMDFVTVVDIAMSDTAWMADLVLPSQSYLERKDPCSGLQGSVACACVVKRDPVIDPLYESRPLFDIMKDIAGRMELGEFFDFTLDEYREKQTREIPEALGVMDRDGVYYNPSKVYGIYDGRIYKTLSKKVELYNQRYEQMGLDPLPEYTPPAGPAKNQFRMVIGRNAMITQSSTANNALLHQFLPTNTLWLNPEAAGRLGIKDGDLVEVTSPVGRQELKAEVTDRIRPDTVFMLSGYNTLSTMQHLSHNNGASINELLDDDFDAITGNASMHTTFVTVTRKVA; via the coding sequence ATGTCCCGCCGCGATTTCTTCCGGGCCTCCGGCCTGGTGGCGGCAGGGGCTGTAGGCGGCCCGGCCCTGCTCGGCGGCCTGACAAAGGCCCGCGCGGCATCGCCGGCCAAGCCCGCCTGGGATTCCAGGTTCTCGGCTTGCGACATGTGTTTCAACAAGTGCGGGCTCATCGCCCGCGTTGAAGACGGGGTGATCACCAAGCTCGACCCCAATCCCAAATTTCTCAAGTCCAGGGGCATGCTCTGCGCGCGCGGCAACGCGGGCCTGGCCCAGGTCTACGACCCGGACCGCCTCAAGCATCCGCTGTTGCGCAAGGGCGCTCGCGGCGAGGGCAAGTGGCAGCGCATCCCCTGGGACGAGGCCCTGGACATGGCCGCGCAGAAGATGGCCGAGGTCCGGGAGAAGTATACCCCCTGCGGGCACCTCTTCACGGCGGGCTCGGACCTCCAGTCGCAGTTCGTCGGTCGGTTCGCCGAGGTCTACGGCTCGTTCAACGTGACCTCGCACGAGTCTCTGTGCCTGGTCTCGGGCAGCCGCGCCTTCCTGGACACCTTCGGCGAGGTGCCCTTCGCGGACGTGCTCAACTCCAAGTATATCCTGATGGTCGGGGCCAATCGCTTCGAGGCGCTGGTCACCCCGGATTCCATCGACCTGATGACCACCATCCGCGAGAACGGCTGCAAGCTGGTCACGCTGGACCCGCGCTACACCAAGACCGCGGCCCTGTCCCACGAGTGGTATCCGGTCAGGCCCGGCACGGACATGGCCTTCATGCTCGCCCTGGCGCACGTGATCATCAACGAGAAGCTCTTTGACCCGCAGTGGATCGCGGACAAGACCTTCGGCATCGAGCAACTCACGGCCCACGTGCAGCGGTACACGCCCGGCTTCGCGGCCGAGCAGTGCGGCATCCCGGCCGAGGACATCGCCCGCATCGCCCGCGAGCTGGCCGCGGCCGCTCCGTCGTCCATGGTCTACCCCGGCCGCCGCACCTCGGACTACGAGGACTCCACCCAGATCCGGCGCAGCTTCGCCATCGTCAACGGGCTGCTCGGCAACTGGGACAGGCCCGGCGGGCTGTTGGCCGCGCGCCAGGTGGGGCTCAAGGGCGTGCCGTACGACGCCCCGTGGTACGACGAGAACCGGGAGGACCGCATCGACGCGGGCAAGGTGCCCATGATGTTCGAGCACGAGGGCTCCTTCGTGGTCACCCGCGACTCGGTCCTCAATGACGACCCGTATCCCATCCGGGGCTGGTTCATCTACAAGACCAACCCCATGGGCACGGCGCCCAACCGCAAGAAGACCATCGAGATGATGAACAAGATGGACTTCGTCACCGTGGTGGACATCGCCATGTCCGACACCGCCTGGATGGCCGACCTGGTCCTGCCTTCGCAGTCCTATCTGGAGCGCAAGGACCCGTGCTCGGGGTTGCAGGGCTCCGTGGCCTGCGCCTGCGTGGTCAAGCGCGACCCGGTCATCGACCCGCTCTACGAGTCCCGGCCCCTGTTCGACATCATGAAGGACATCGCGGGCCGCATGGAACTCGGCGAGTTCTTCGACTTCACCCTCGACGAGTACCGCGAGAAGCAGACCCGCGAGATCCCCGAGGCCCTCGGGGTCATGGACCGCGACGGCGTGTACTATAACCCGTCCAAGGTCTACGGCATCTATGACGGGCGCATCTACAAGACCCTGTCCAAGAAGGTCGAGCTGTACAACCAGCGCTACGAGCAGATGGGCCTGGACCCGCTGCCCGAGTACACGCCCCCGGCCGGACCGGCCAAGAATCAGTTCAGGATGGTCATCGGCCGCAACGCCATGATCACCCAGTCCTCCACTGCCAACAACGCGCTGCTGCACCAGTTCCTGCCCACCAACACCCTGTGGCTCAACCCCGAGGCCGCCGGGAGGCTGGGCATCAAGGACGGCGACCTGGTCGAGGTGACCAGCCCGGTGGGCCGCCAGGAACTCAAGGCCGAGGTCACGGACCGCATCCGGCCGGACACCGTGTTCATGCTCTCGGGCTACAACACCCTGTCCACCATGCAGCACCTGTCGCACAACAACGGCGCTTCCATCAACGAGCTGCTGGACGACGACTTCGACGCCATCACCGGCAATGCGTCCATGCACACCACGTTTGTCACCGTAACAAGGAAGGTGGCGTAA
- a CDS encoding 4Fe-4S dicluster domain-containing protein, with product MAQQLAMVIDAAKCIDCKGCVAACKVANNVPEGQFRNWIKHAEYRAVPGISDNGVRFQPGACMHCENPTCVAACPTGATYKDFDTGEVVIDASLCIGCGNCIPACPYHARYRNEVTRKADKCNYCPERRAAGLQPACVDTCPTKARVFGDINDPTSAAGALFLKNKERLTRVTAKTNTLPNMYYLGDPGPGDWGGEAVVPASMVAMQESAPFIKGIVALSGLGVLAMLGRQLFAGSGSDHKEDTDA from the coding sequence ATGGCACAGCAACTCGCCATGGTCATCGATGCGGCCAAGTGCATCGACTGCAAGGGGTGCGTGGCCGCCTGCAAGGTCGCCAACAACGTGCCCGAAGGCCAGTTCCGCAACTGGATCAAGCACGCCGAGTACCGGGCCGTACCCGGCATCTCGGACAACGGTGTCCGGTTCCAGCCCGGCGCGTGCATGCACTGCGAGAACCCGACTTGCGTGGCCGCCTGCCCCACGGGCGCGACCTACAAGGACTTCGACACCGGGGAGGTCGTCATCGACGCGTCCCTGTGCATCGGCTGCGGCAACTGCATCCCGGCCTGCCCGTACCACGCGCGCTACCGCAACGAGGTCACGCGCAAGGCGGACAAGTGCAACTACTGCCCCGAGCGCCGCGCCGCCGGGCTGCAACCCGCCTGCGTGGACACCTGCCCGACCAAGGCGCGGGTCTTCGGCGACATCAACGACCCGACCAGCGCGGCGGGCGCCCTGTTCCTCAAGAACAAGGAGCGGCTGACCCGCGTGACGGCCAAGACCAATACCCTGCCGAACATGTACTATCTCGGCGATCCCGGACCGGGCGACTGGGGCGGCGAGGCCGTGGTGCCCGCCTCCATGGTGGCCATGCAGGAGTCCGCGCCGTTCATCAAGGGCATCGTGGCCCTGTCCGGCCTCGGCGTCCTGGCCATGCTCGGCCGCCAGCTCTTTGCCGGGTCCGGGTCCGATCACAAGGAGGACACCGATGCCTGA
- a CDS encoding cytochrome c, with amino-acid sequence MKSKLILAVATALITVFAVSMAFAMGGGNARKGKFLYRKNCRSCHGTTASDMSPADKTQAEWTALFSDTGKIKCSPHWTVNEKDLNDIFTYLHDYAKDSPSPAKCS; translated from the coding sequence ATGAAAAGCAAGCTCATCCTGGCCGTGGCAACGGCCCTGATCACCGTCTTTGCCGTGTCCATGGCCTTTGCCATGGGCGGGGGCAACGCCCGCAAGGGCAAGTTCCTGTACCGCAAGAACTGCCGTTCCTGCCACGGAACCACCGCCAGCGACATGAGCCCGGCGGACAAGACCCAGGCCGAATGGACCGCCCTGTTCTCCGACACGGGCAAGATCAAGTGCAGCCCGCACTGGACCGTCAACGAGAAGGACCTGAACGACATCTTCACCTACCTGCACGACTACGCCAAGGACTCCCCGTCCCCGGCCAAGTGCAGCTAG
- a CDS encoding metallophosphoesterase family protein: MTRIAIMSDVHGNFEALKEVLADLDGHAVDAVYCLGDMIGYGPQPQECVDLLRGRGVECTMGNHEQGLINIHYLRGFNQPAADVLRRTREMISEETYQWLTTRPKSIVEHGCRFVHGLPPDSVTEYLWKYRDEMAGVFARYGEAVCFVGHTHDLGRYTCLRGEPVRQPLPEGETALEQGVRHLVNIGSVGQPRDGDNRAKYGLLDLDSRVLTMRFIPYDIKKTADLIVARGFHRGFADRLW, from the coding sequence ATGACCCGCATCGCCATCATGTCCGACGTGCACGGCAACTTCGAGGCTCTGAAGGAGGTCCTGGCCGACCTGGACGGGCATGCCGTGGACGCGGTGTATTGTCTGGGGGACATGATCGGGTACGGGCCGCAGCCGCAGGAGTGCGTGGATCTGTTGCGCGGGCGCGGGGTGGAGTGCACCATGGGCAACCATGAGCAGGGGCTGATCAATATTCACTATTTGCGCGGCTTCAACCAGCCCGCTGCCGATGTGTTGCGGCGTACCCGCGAGATGATTTCGGAAGAGACGTACCAGTGGTTGACCACGCGGCCCAAGTCCATTGTCGAGCACGGCTGCCGGTTCGTGCACGGGCTGCCGCCGGACTCGGTCACGGAATATCTTTGGAAGTACCGGGACGAGATGGCCGGGGTTTTTGCGCGGTACGGCGAGGCCGTCTGCTTCGTTGGGCACACCCACGATCTGGGGCGCTACACCTGCCTGCGCGGCGAGCCGGTCCGGCAACCCCTGCCCGAAGGGGAGACGGCGCTGGAGCAGGGCGTGCGCCACCTGGTGAACATCGGCTCCGTGGGCCAGCCGCGCGACGGGGACAACCGGGCCAAGTACGGGCTCCTGGACCTGGACAGCCGCGTCCTGACCATGCGGTTCATCCCCTACGACATCAAGAAGACCGCCGATTTGATCGTGGCCCGGGGTTTCCACCGCGGTTTCGCCGACCGCCTCTGGTAA
- a CDS encoding FecR family protein: MSRPESAARPTVRPHCGKHSWAGIVALMFLFLFCLAQEPQAMERAQAVGTIKTVTGEAFVERLAERLPAAVGDYLLEGDTLVTGKNSSMGVIFRDDTLLSLGPGSRVTIDKFVFDPAQDHLDFLTKVNKGTVQFISGQIAKLKPGGMAVETPLSTIGIRGTRFLIKVD; encoded by the coding sequence ATGTCCCGACCCGAATCCGCCGCCCGGCCGACCGTCCGGCCCCATTGCGGCAAACACTCATGGGCCGGGATCGTGGCCCTGATGTTCCTCTTCCTCTTCTGCCTGGCCCAGGAGCCCCAGGCCATGGAGCGCGCCCAGGCCGTGGGCACGATCAAGACCGTGACCGGCGAGGCGTTCGTGGAACGGCTGGCCGAACGGTTGCCCGCCGCGGTGGGCGACTACCTGCTGGAGGGCGACACCCTGGTCACGGGGAAGAACTCTTCCATGGGCGTGATCTTCCGAGACGACACGCTCCTCTCCCTGGGCCCCGGCTCCAGGGTGACCATCGACAAGTTCGTCTTTGACCCGGCCCAGGATCATCTCGACTTCCTGACCAAGGTGAACAAGGGCACGGTCCAGTTCATCTCCGGCCAGATCGCCAAGCTCAAGCCCGGCGGCATGGCCGTCGAGACCCCGCTGTCCACCATAGGAATCCGGGGCACCCGGTTCCTGATCAAGGTCGATTAG
- a CDS encoding formate dehydrogenase subunit gamma → MPDKTYKRHDRSDIFIHWFNAACWLLLLLTGVGLIQNPAVDPFGSGYPAWLRSVVGGGGNLLAIHEGIGLAWIAGFVLYLLVNFRGARFFLAEVFSVSPARDMGWMLKKMVLMTLGPKALKAAGVDPDLPDQGYYNMGQKAFAQASVVGGVVIAVTGVIMYLSDRTFGAEATGMVGWAVAVHFISVGLVFAGLLVHVYMAAVSPDERPGFKSMFTGVVPGGYARHHHRLWWEKVSTEPEQGSEE, encoded by the coding sequence ATGCCTGATAAGACCTACAAGCGGCACGACCGCTCCGACATCTTCATCCATTGGTTCAACGCGGCCTGCTGGCTGCTGCTCCTGCTGACCGGCGTGGGGTTGATCCAGAACCCGGCCGTGGACCCGTTCGGGTCCGGCTACCCGGCCTGGCTGCGCTCGGTGGTCGGCGGCGGGGGCAACCTGCTGGCCATCCACGAGGGCATCGGCCTGGCCTGGATCGCGGGTTTCGTCCTCTACCTGCTGGTCAATTTCCGGGGGGCGAGGTTCTTCCTGGCCGAGGTGTTCTCGGTCAGCCCGGCCCGCGACATGGGCTGGATGCTCAAGAAGATGGTCCTCATGACCCTGGGGCCCAAGGCCCTGAAGGCGGCCGGCGTGGACCCGGATCTGCCGGACCAGGGGTATTACAACATGGGCCAGAAGGCCTTTGCCCAGGCGTCCGTGGTCGGCGGAGTGGTCATTGCCGTCACCGGGGTGATCATGTACCTGTCCGACCGTACCTTCGGGGCCGAGGCCACGGGCATGGTCGGCTGGGCCGTGGCCGTGCACTTCATCAGTGTGGGCCTGGTCTTCGCGGGCCTGCTGGTCCACGTGTACATGGCGGCCGTCTCGCCCGACGAGCGGCCAGGCTTCAAGTCCATGTTCACCGGCGTGGTCCCCGGCGGCTACGCCAGGCATCACCACCGGCTGTGGTGGGAAAAGGTCAGTACCGAGCCCGAGCAGGGGTCGGAGGAATGA